The sequence ATCTGTATGGTAATCGCCAGTCGGTTTTTTGGAATACTTACTACAATGGGTTGGGGCATAACCGTTTGTATCCACAGCAAGAGCAAAGATCGATCCAGGAAGTTCTGACATTAGCCTATCATAGATAAATTGTACTTCTGTTTCAAAATATTTATCGTAATCTGTTTTATATTTTTGGGGGTTTGTGTCTGGAATCTTTTTGTAGTTTTTATCAAAGATGTTTATGCCTCTATCGGCGATCTTTTTTATGGCATTTTCAATCTCAGATTTTGCTGATTCAACCTTAGCTAAAATAGTTTCAAACATACCAGATCCGGTTTTAAATCTTGTTACAAGTTCCTGCATATTCTGGGTCTGTTCTGATAGGATTAGTGAATATTCTGTGGAGTTCTTAGCGTTTTTCAATGTCTCTTCGCTGAGGTGGCTTACTTCTTGAATGCTTGAATTGATATTACTGTTTGTGGAGGAAAGCTCCTCTATGGCTGAGGCCATAGATATGAGCTGTTCACCTATCTTTTCGAAATCTTTTATGAAAAGATTGAATTTGCTTGAGGTATCATCGACCACATTTTTAGTGTTAATTACGTTTTCATATATGGCTTCAGTTTCCTCTTTGGTTTCATTTACATTTTTTATCATGATCTTTATACTATTATTTATATCTTGTGCAGCATTCTTTACTTTTTCAGCTAATTTTCTTACTTCATCGGCAACAACAGCAAAGCCTCTGCCATGTTCCCCTGCTCTTGCTGCTTCTATGGCTGCGTTGAGGGCCAAAAGGTTGGTTTGATCAGAAATGTCGGAGATAAGGTTTATTACCTCCATGATCTTTTGGGAATTTTCAGCTAACATATTGGTGGTTGATACAAAATTCGATATCTTTTGGTTTATCTGATCCACACTGTGGATGATAGCCTCCATCTGCTCTTTCGAGTGTCGTGCAAATATCAGGTTTTTATTGGTGGCATCTGATATGTTATTTGTGTTGTGGGAGATTTCATGAAGTGCTACGTTACTTTCGTTACTGGCTATGACGATGTTGTGGGCAAGTTCATTTTGCCTTTTTGCAGCTTCTGTTGTTACTTCAAGATTTTTTCTTACCTTTGCAGCTTCTGTGGCTACAAAGATAGTGGCTTCCCTAATTTTAGACATCATGTTTCTGAATTTTCCTAAGAAACAGTTAAAGCTTTCAGCAAGTGTTTTGAATTCGTCATAGGTGGTGGTCTTTAATTCTTTGGATAGATCCCCTTCACCGGTGCAGGCATCGTTGAAAAAAAAGACAAGCTGCTTTACTGGAGTTACGATGAGGTGCCTTAAAAAAAGTATGACGAAAATTCCTGCAGCTATTGACAGAAAAACAAGTATTGTAAAGAAGGTATATGCTAAGTCCACATCCTTTAAAATAGTAGCAATTTTCTCGGGAGGAAGGTTGAGGGCATCCAATTTTTCTCGTAATCTATTGGCAAAACCAAAAAAAACTATAATAGACATCGCTTGAAAAAAGGCAAATACCATCACATTGCCAACGAGCTTTCTTGTTAATGTATAGAAAAATTTTCTTTCCAAATAAATATATAGTTTTTTGAATAATTCCATGGAAGCCTCCTGAAGATCTTTTTCATGTATTTATCGACAATATACAGAATTTATTTAGCAAAATCAAGAAATTTCAGCCAGAAAAAAACAATGTTTAAAAATTAAAATATATTGATTTAATATTATTTTAGGAGGGTAATTTTTCTACCTTCTATGGTGATTAGTTTCTCATCTTTGAGCTTTTTGAGCATTCTTGAAAAAGCTTCGGGTGTTGCCCCAAGAAGGATGGCGAGATCCCCTTTTTTTATCGGTAATACGATCTCATTACTCTTTTTAAGCTCAGATAGGTTTTGAATATATTTTAGAAAGCGTGTGGATAGATCTGTAAGGGTTAAATTTTCTAACATATTAATTAGATATTTTATCCTTTGGGACAGGGAACCTATGAGTTTCATTGCAAAGTGGGGGTGTTCTTTTATCAGTAGCTCTATTTTTTTGGAATCGATGGCCAGTGCAGAACAGTTTTCTATTGCAAGAGAGGTCACAGGGTATCTATTTTTTAGAAAAAAAAGGATTTCTGCAAAAATCTCACCGCTTTTGACAAAATGAATTATCGCTTCTTTACCCTCATCATTGGTCTTATAGAGTTTAACAAGACCTGATATCAAAAAGTAAACATTGGTCCCCTCTTCACCTTCTACAAAGAATAACTCCCCTTTAGATTTGTGTACGAGATTTGAGGCTGATTCAAGCATTTTACAGAGATCAGGATCATAACCCCCTAAAAAAGCATTACAGAAGATATTTATGGCATTTTGTAAGTTCATGGGGAAAAATATAATGCTTTTTGATCTAAGTCAAATACTTTTAAGATTAAAAAAGTATTATTAGATGTATAAAAAACGATAAAAAGGAGGAACTGTTATGAGTATGTTTTGTTATCAATGTTCAGAGGCGGCAAAAGGTGTTGGATGTACTGTAAAAGGTGTATGTGGCAAAGATGATAAGGTGGCTGCATTGCAGGATATGTTGGTGTATAACCTAAAAGGTCTTGCTTATTGGACTAAAAAGGGAAGAGAAGTAGGTGTATTTCTGGAAGAGGCTGATCTGTTTTTACTCGAAGGGCTTTTTGCTACAATTACAAATGTTAATTTTGATGCTGAGAGGTTTGTGGATTATAACAATAAAGCGATCAAGCTAAGGGATATGGTTCGTGAGATGGCTGTTAGTAAGGGGATAAATCCCCATACTCCTTATGATGTTGCAAATTGGAAACCACTCGGTACGGAAGATGATTATCTGGCTAAAGCAGCAGCAGCTTCTATTCTGAGTGAAGAGCATGAGGATATAAGATCGTTAAAGGAGCTTTTGATTTATGGGGTTAAAGGTATTGCAGCTTATGCTGACCATGCCTATGTATTAAAGTTCAAATCTGAAGAGATTTTTAGGTTTACTGAAGATGCACTCGTTGAGACATTAAGAAAAGATATTAGTGTCGAAGAGCTAATAGGGCTAGTGCTCAAGGCTGGTGAGATTGCAGTAAAAACTATGGAGTTGTTGGATAGAGCAAATACTACCAAATATGGCAAGCCTGAGATAACGAAGGTTTATACTGGTCTGGTTGATGGGCCTGCAATTCTTGTATCTGGACATGATCTTTTGGATCTGGAGGAGCTACTTAAACAGACGGAACATTCTGGTGTAAATATTTATACCCACGGAGAGATGCTGCCTGCTCATGCGTACCCAGAGTTTAAAAAGTATAAACATCTCAAAGGTAATTATGGGACAGCTTGGTTTAATCAAAGGGAGGAGTTTGATGAGTTCAACGGTGCGATACTCTTTACAACTAACTGTATTGTACCACCCAAAGAGAGCTACAAAGATAGGGTTTTCACCACAGGTCTGGTGGGTTGGCCCGGCATAAAACATATACCAAATGCTACTAACGGAGGGATGAAGGACTTTAGTGAGGTGATAGCTAAGGCTAAAGAGTGTGGTGGTGTAAAGGCCAAGGTGGGTAAATATATCACCATAGGTTTTGCCCATGATCAGGTGATGGCTCTTGCAGATAAGGTTTTAGATGCGGTACGTTCAGGTGCTATAAAAAGGTTTGTTGTGATGGCAGGTTGCGATGGAAGGTTTAAAGAGAGGGAATATTACACGGAGGTAGCGAAAAATTTGCCAAAGGATACTGTAATATTGACTGCTGGTTGTGCAAAATACCGTTATAATATGTTGGATTTAGGTGATATAGGTGGCATTCCGAGGGTGCTCGATGCTGGTCAGTGTAATGATTCTTATTCCCTTGCATACGTGGCTCTGAAATTAAAAGAGGTTTTGGGACTCGATGATATTAATAAGCTACCTATCTCCTACGATATAGCTTGGTATGAACAAAAAGCTGTATGTGTTTTGTTGGCACTTTTGTATTTGGGTGTCAAAGGGATTAGGTTAGGACCAGTACTCCCTGCATTTTTATCCCCCAATGTGGCTAAAATCCTTGTGGAACACTTTGATATCAAGCCGATATCTGGAGTCCAAGAGGATATTGAAGCTATGATGATGGGCAGATAGTCATAATGGACAGGATAAAACATCCTGTCCTTCTGTCCTTTTGTTCCTGTATATTGACTGAGGTATTATTTATTCACAACATGTTACGTTTGCAAAACATGTCTATTACTGTCTAAGATCGAAAAAATCTATAAAATATAATCAAAAATCAAAATCTATGCAAAAAAGCTGTGTAGGTTTTAAAATTTATCTTTAGTATATTGTTTTGAGTAACCATTAAGGTTAGAGAAATATTGAAAATATTCAATTATTGCAATATGTTACTTTTTTCTATTGACAATTATAAAAATCTATAATATATGGCGTCAGAAATAAAACGGGGGTTTATATGAGAATCAAAAAGCTTATGTGTGCAAACCGTGGTGAGATAGCGATAAGGGTGTTCCGTGCATGTACAGAGCTGGGGATAAGAACGGTTGCCATATATTCGGATGAAGATAGATATTCTCTACATAGATATAAAGCAGATGAAGCTTATTTGGTAGGTAAGGGGTTGGATCCGATTGCTGCATATATGAATATAGAAGAGCTTGTAGACTTAGCCAAAAAGCATCATATAGATGCCATTCATCCTGGTTATGGCTTTTTGGCTGAGTCCTACGAGTTTGCTGAGGCCTGTCAAAAAAATGGGATCATATTTGTTGGGCCTGATCCAAATACTATGAAGATATTTGGAGACAAGAAGCTTGCTAAAGATCTTGCAAAAGAGTGTAAAGTGCCAGTGATTGAAGGATCTGAAGGGGTTGTGGGTGATTTAGCTGAGGCTGAGAAGATTGCAGAAAAGATTGGATACCCAGTTTTATTAAAAGCTACAGCTGGTGGTGGTGGCAGGGGGATTAGGATATGTAAAAATAAGAAGGAACTCGAAGAGAATTTTGAATCAGCCATGAGAGAGGCTATAAAAGCCTTTGGCAAGGGTGATATTATCATAGAAAAGTATATAGAAAACCCCAAGCATATTGAAATTCAGTTGCTAGGTGATAAGCATGGAAATATGGTTCATCTGTATGAGAGGGACTGTTCCATTCAAAGAAGACATCAAAAACTTATAGAGATTGCACCATCCCTGAATATCCCTTATGAGACTCTGAAAAGGTTATATGATGATTCGGTACGATTAGGTAAAGCTTCAGGGCTTTTTTGTGCAGCTACAGCTGAGTTTTTGGTGGATAGTAAGGGTAATCACTATTTTCTTGAGGTCAATCCGAGAATACAGGTGGAGCACACCGTTACTGAGTTGATAACTGGGATAGATATTGTTCAGGCCCAGATTCTGGTTTCTGAAGGTAAACAGTTGAGTGACAAAGAGATAGGTATTACATCCCAGGATAGTATCTACAAACACGGGTATGCGATACAGTGCAGGGTCACTACGGAGGATCCAGAAAACAATTTTCTTCCTGATACGGGTGAAATAGAGGCTTATAGGATAGCTACAGGGTTTGGTATAAGATTAGATGCAGGTAACGGCTTTGCAGGTGCTAAGATTACACCCCATTACGATTCTTTACTCGTAAAGGTATGTAGTTGGGCTACCACATTTGAGCAGGCGGCTAAGAAGATGAACAGGGCTTTAAGTGAGTTCAGGATCAGGGGTGTGAAGACCAATATACCTTTTTTGCAAAACGTCATAACTAACAAGGATTTTTTAAGTGGGAATTTCCATACAAACTTTATAGACGACAATCCAGAACTGCTGAAGTTTCCTAAGCCTCAGGATAGGGCAACCAAAGTATTAAAGTTTCTGGCAAACAATATTGTAAACAACCCATCTGGAGTGAAACTTAGTGAAAACACTGTGCTACCTCCTATCAGAGTACCTGTGATAAAATTCGGAGAGCATGTCCCAACAGGGACCAAAGATCTACTCAATCGGCATGGGGTAGAAGGGGTGATCGATCATATAAAGAAAAGTAAAGAGGTGCTCTTTACTGATACCACTATGAGGGATGCCCATCAGTCTCTACTTGCCACAAGGCTAAGAACAAAGGATATGCTGGCCATAGCTGATGCTTATGCTCATCACATGAGTGGATTATTCTCTTTGGAGATGTGGGGTGGAGCAACCTTTGATGTATCTTATAGATTTTTGAAAGAGTCACCGTGGGAAAGATTAAGGTTGTTAAGGGGAAAGATCCCCAATATCCTCTTTCAGATGCTTCTTAGAGGTTCTAATGCTGTGGGGTATACCAACTATCCTGATAATGTTATCAAGGAGTTTATAAGGCTTTCTGTAAAAAATGGTATAGATGTTTTCAGAATATTTGACTGTTTTAACTGGATCGACCAGATGCTTCTCGCCATAGAGGAGGTCAAGAAGAATGACAGGATTGCTGAAGCTGCTATATGCTACACCGGAGATATTTTGGATCCAAAAAGGGTAAAATATAGCCTTAAATATTATGTGAATCTGGCAAAAGAGCTTGCAAACGCAGGCACAGATATCATAGGGATAAAAGATATGGCTGGGCTTTTGAAGCCTTATGCTGCAAAGGTTCTTGTGAAAGCTATAAAAGAGGAGACAGGTCTTCCCCTTCATTTTCATACCCATGATACAAGTGGTAATGGTGAGGCATCGGTTCTTATGGCAATAGAGGCTGGTGCTGATATTGTGGATTGTGCCATCTCTTCCATGAGTGGCTTGACCAGTCAGCCCAATCTTAATTCTATACTTTATGCCATAGAGTCTACGGAGAGAAGATCCTCCATAGATAAACAGTGGGCCCAGAATATTTCCGACTACTTTGAGAGGGTCAGAAGGTATTACTTCCCCTTTGAAAGTGGATTAAAATCAGCAACTGCTGAGGTCTATGAGCATGAGATCCCCGGAGGTCAGTATTCAAACCTTGTGGTACAGGTAGAGGCTACTGGATTATTGGATAGATGGGAAGATGTAAGGAAGATGTATGCAAAAGTCAATAAAGAGTTAGGTGACATAGTGAAGGTTACGCCATCATCAAAAGTTGTAGGTGATCTGGCCATATTTTTGGTGAGAAATAATCTGGATATATCAGATTTGTATGAAAAGGGGGGGCAGCTATCACTACCGGAGTCTGTTATATCGTTTTTCAAAGGGATGTTAGGTCAACCCTACGGTGGCTTCCCAGAAAAGCTACAGCAGATTGTTTTAAGGGGGGAGAAACCCCTTAAAGGGCGTCCAGGGGAGCTTTTACCACCCTTCGACTTTCAGAAGGCAAAAGAAGATCTCGAAAAGGAGTTTGGCAGGCCTTTCAGCGAGGAGGCTGTAGTTAGTTATGCCCTTTATCCACAAGTATTTAAAGATTATATAAACTTTGTGAATGAATATGGTGATGGGATGGTATTTGATACAAAGGATTATTTCTATCCCCTAAAGAAAGAGGAGGAGATTGAGGTCAATATAGAGGAAGGGAAAACCCTTATCATAAAGTATTTAGGTGTTAGTGAGCCTGATGAAAAAGGATTTAGAAAGGTGTACTTCGAGTTTAATGGTCAGGCACGGACAGTAAGGATCAAAGATGAAAAGCTCTCAGATTATATAAAATCAAATAAGAAAGGTGATTTGAATAATCCAAAGGATGTTTGTGCCTCTATGCCCGGGAAGATCACCAAGATCAACGTGAAAAAGGGTGATAAGGTCAAAAAAGGTGATCTACTTGTGATCACTGAGGCTATGAAGATGGAGACTAAGATTGTAGCTAACACCGATGGAGTAGTAGAAGAAATTTATCTAAATCAAGGAGATAAGATAGAAGCCGGTGACCTTTTAATAAAGATCGCTTGACTTCCATAAACACAGCTGCCCGTCACCCCCGGGCAGCCCCCCCTTTTTTTAGATTCTAAACTTTAACGTGTCAGCTTTTTTGTTGTCAGGGCAGGCATCTATGCAATCACCACAGTTATGACAGAGGAAGTTATTACCTTCTTTCATAGGGTTTAATATCATAGGGCAAGCAGCTACACAACTTAGGCAATTACTGCATAGGTCTTTTACTTTAGCTATCCTTAACCCTTTGCTAAATTTGAAAACGGATAAAAAAATTCCCTGGGGACAAAAGAACCGACACCAAAATCTGAAGTAAAAAAGTTCCAATATTAAAAGGACTAAAATAAAAAAGGCTTCAAATGTTATATAATGGAACTTTACGAGCACCAAAGCTTGGGAGGAAATAATACCGGGAGCGGAGATTAGGTTTAATAGTGGGATACCTGCAATACCAGAAAGAAAGATAAATAATAGTAAAAGGAGAAATCTATAAGTATTTGTTTTGTGGGGTAAGGAGGGGTGATATTTTGGTTTATCATATTTAAAGCCTAACTTTATTTTAAGAGCATCAAGTATTTCTACGATAAAATAGTAAGGACACATCCAACTACACCAAACTCTCCCCAACACGAGCATCATCAAAAGTGGTAACAGTACGGAAACAAGCATGGTAACAGTAACTGTTTTAGATGATATTATTGCCTGCAGAATTGCAAGGGGATCAGCTATTGCTATATCCCCTATATCGATGGAATAAAAGGTCCCTTTTATGAAATAGATTTCAAAGATATTCAAAACAGGGACAATAAACATCCCTAAAAAAATGATTAACTGGACAATTCTTCTATATTTTCTGAGCATTTTTACCAGCCTTCAATTTTTTCCTGAACTTTAAAATTGTTTTTAAATTTAGGTTTGTCCTCACCCTGAATCGATTGTTTTCTTTGCAGGAGCTTATCACCTTTTAAATAATCTTTTGATAACTCATCTGATTTTTGAAAAGTTATCTTTGATCGCTGATAATAAAAGCCAGCTGTATCTTTATTACCCATGCCTGTAGGGATTATGTTTACAGATTTTGGCTCAGTGGGACACTTCTCTACACATATACCACAGCCTACACATTTATCTGTGATAACGGGTAATATATATTTTTCCATGACAATGGCTTTGTCCTGAAAAGGGCAAACATTGTAGCAGGTGGAACATATTTGAGCTTTGCCTGTGTTTATTAGACCTTCTTCCTCTTTGAGATAAAGATAGTTTAAACAGCGGTTTTGGTCGATATGGGCAATACCTATTTTTACCTTTTCAGCGTCCACAAGGGTGTTATCTAAAGCACCTGTTGGACAAACCGATGGGCATTTCATACACAAGTAGCAGGCCCTCTCCTTTGCAAATATATAAGGGGTCCCTATCTGCATCTTTTCAAACAGGTCTGCTCTTTTTATGGAATCATAGGGGCATACTTCTATACATCTTGCACATCTTATACATAGCTCCATAAACCTTTTTTCTTCTACTGCACCGGGAGGTCTTAATCTATTTACCTGAAAAAAGCCTTTAAAAGGGTTGTTGTTTAACAGATTTTGGAAAAATTTTCTAATATTCACTTAGCTTATCCCTTTCCTTTCGTTGTTCACTTTTAGAAAACCCCTTTAGACTCATGTCGGTAGGGATACCTTGATGGATCTTATCTATTTCATCTTCGAAGTTGAAATAGTGATGTGAGATCTGGATGATCTTTGGATGCTCTTGGAGCTTCTTGCAGAGAGCCTGCAAGGCAGCATCTGTTTCCTCTTCTATAACAATAATAATGCTGTTTTTTTCTTCTGATGCTGCATAAACTTTTATTTGAGGGTATTCCAGTAAAAAATCTGATACCTCTTTAAGACTTCCTTCTATACAAGCAACTACACTACCAGAAATAATCATGCTACCTCCTAAAAGAGATGGGGGCTGATAAGCCCCCTTATACTAAGCAAATGGTTCGTTTACGTCTGAAATGTTGTATTTGTCTTTAAGTTTTATAGGTCCTGATATACGCTTGATCCTCACAGCTGCGACTTTGTACTCTGGTTCGAAGGAGCCTGGGTCGATTGCATCGTTGCAAACAAAATTGACCATTCTATCCTTGTGTTGATCATGCATTGGGATAAAAAGTATACCCGGCAGCGATTTTTGGGTAACAAGGGCTGGTAGGATTACTTTACCCCTTTTGCTTTCTACTTCCACCATGTCACCGTTTGTTATGGAATACTTTTTAGCATCCTCAGGATGAATTTCCACATAGGCATAGGGATGTGCGCGGGCTATCTCAGGGATTCTATTTGTCATTGTACCTGTGTGCCACTGCTCAATTACACGACCGGTGGTGAGGAAGAATGGATAATCTTTATCTGGATTTTCCGCTGCTTCTTTATAGGGACGCAGGAAGATATTTGCCTTACCCTCATTTTTAGCATCCATATAGAAATAGATCTTTGCATCCGCAGGGATCTTCTTATCAAATTTTTCTAAAAAGCCCTTGTGTTCGAACATGGGGTCAAGACCTTTTACATACCTTCTCACTGTTCCTGGATGATTTGGGTATGGGCATGGCCATTGTATTCCGGCTTTAGATGCCTTTAATCTCTCATAGGAGACACCAGCAAAGGTGTGGTCTGTATCTTTTGTTACCCTTGTGTAGTCTTCCCAAGCCATAACACAGGCTTTTTCTATGTCATCCATATTCCATGGGATTAGCTTTTCAAGACCCATCCTCTTTGCGATCTGGGCTGCAATCCAGAGGTCTGGTTTGGCTTCACCTGGTGGGTTTAAAGATTTTTCTGTGTGTTGGCTTCTTCTTTCAGAACATCCATAAACACCACCTTTTTCATATAAAAATGCTGCTGGCAATATTACATCTGCAAACTGAGTGGTTCTTGTGGGGAATATGTCGATAACCACAAGGAAGGCGTCCTTCATGTTTTTATGATATTTATGGGCATTTGGTAAAGATTGGGCTGGATTTGTGGTGCATACAAGCATAGCTTTTATTGGCTTTGTGCTATCGTTTTCTGCTCCGAGGCTTTCAAACATTTTGATAGTATGGAAACCTGGTTTTGGATCTATAGTGCCCTCGGGAAGTCCCCACTCTTTTTCCACATGGGCACGCCACTTGGCATTTGTAACAGGCTTTGTACCCGGCAAAAGATGGCATAAGGCACCAGTTTCTCTTACTCCACCACAGGCGTTTGGTTGACCAGTCAAAGAGAAGGGTTCAGCACCGGGATAGCCTATCTGTCCGGTAATAAGGTGTAGGTTGTGCACCAAATTGTTTGCCCAAACACCCCTTGTCCTCTGGTTAAGTCCCATACACCATAGGGACATTGTGGGCCCGCTTTTGGCGAAAAGCTCCGCTGCTTTTTTAATGTTTTCAGCGGGACATCTTGTTGTCTTTTCCACAGCTTCAGGAGTGAACTGTTCCAAAAATTTTACATAATGATCGAAATCGTATACCTTTTCACCATCTGTTATCCGGGTATTTGTATCTATAAACTTTTTGTCATGCCACCCATTTTTGATGATCTCCAATGCCATGGCATGGAATATTGCAAGGTCAGTTCCAGGGTCTACTGGTAGCCATAGATCAGCGATCTTTGATGTATTTGTTTTGCGGGGCTCACATACGATAACTTTTACCGAAGGATCGGACATTTTGCGCTTCATAATCCTTCTAAAGATAATAGGATGTGCTTCGCTGGTGTTGGAACCAACAATGAAGAAGCATT is a genomic window of Calditerrivibrio sp. containing:
- a CDS encoding methyl-accepting chemotaxis protein, which produces MELFKKLYIYLERKFFYTLTRKLVGNVMVFAFFQAMSIIVFFGFANRLREKLDALNLPPEKIATILKDVDLAYTFFTILVFLSIAAGIFVILFLRHLIVTPVKQLVFFFNDACTGEGDLSKELKTTTYDEFKTLAESFNCFLGKFRNMMSKIREATIFVATEAAKVRKNLEVTTEAAKRQNELAHNIVIASNESNVALHEISHNTNNISDATNKNLIFARHSKEQMEAIIHSVDQINQKISNFVSTTNMLAENSQKIMEVINLISDISDQTNLLALNAAIEAARAGEHGRGFAVVADEVRKLAEKVKNAAQDINNSIKIMIKNVNETKEETEAIYENVINTKNVVDDTSSKFNLFIKDFEKIGEQLISMASAIEELSSTNSNINSSIQEVSHLSEETLKNAKNSTEYSLILSEQTQNMQELVTRFKTGSGMFETILAKVESAKSEIENAIKKIADRGINIFDKNYKKIPDTNPQKYKTDYDKYFETEVQFIYDRLMSELPGSIFALAVDTNGYAPTHCSKYSKKPTGDYHTDLFNSRDKRMFNDATGLKAARNEKKFLLQVYLRDTGEIIADLSMPIYIHGKHWGALRVGLTPEMFLDTKQ
- a CDS encoding Crp/Fnr family transcriptional regulator, with the translated sequence MNLQNAINIFCNAFLGGYDPDLCKMLESASNLVHKSKGELFFVEGEEGTNVYFLISGLVKLYKTNDEGKEAIIHFVKSGEIFAEILFFLKNRYPVTSLAIENCSALAIDSKKIELLIKEHPHFAMKLIGSLSQRIKYLINMLENLTLTDLSTRFLKYIQNLSELKKSNEIVLPIKKGDLAILLGATPEAFSRMLKKLKDEKLITIEGRKITLLK
- the hcp gene encoding hydroxylamine reductase produces the protein MSMFCYQCSEAAKGVGCTVKGVCGKDDKVAALQDMLVYNLKGLAYWTKKGREVGVFLEEADLFLLEGLFATITNVNFDAERFVDYNNKAIKLRDMVREMAVSKGINPHTPYDVANWKPLGTEDDYLAKAAAASILSEEHEDIRSLKELLIYGVKGIAAYADHAYVLKFKSEEIFRFTEDALVETLRKDISVEELIGLVLKAGEIAVKTMELLDRANTTKYGKPEITKVYTGLVDGPAILVSGHDLLDLEELLKQTEHSGVNIYTHGEMLPAHAYPEFKKYKHLKGNYGTAWFNQREEFDEFNGAILFTTNCIVPPKESYKDRVFTTGLVGWPGIKHIPNATNGGMKDFSEVIAKAKECGGVKAKVGKYITIGFAHDQVMALADKVLDAVRSGAIKRFVVMAGCDGRFKEREYYTEVAKNLPKDTVILTAGCAKYRYNMLDLGDIGGIPRVLDAGQCNDSYSLAYVALKLKEVLGLDDINKLPISYDIAWYEQKAVCVLLALLYLGVKGIRLGPVLPAFLSPNVAKILVEHFDIKPISGVQEDIEAMMMGR
- a CDS encoding pyruvate carboxylase encodes the protein MRIKKLMCANRGEIAIRVFRACTELGIRTVAIYSDEDRYSLHRYKADEAYLVGKGLDPIAAYMNIEELVDLAKKHHIDAIHPGYGFLAESYEFAEACQKNGIIFVGPDPNTMKIFGDKKLAKDLAKECKVPVIEGSEGVVGDLAEAEKIAEKIGYPVLLKATAGGGGRGIRICKNKKELEENFESAMREAIKAFGKGDIIIEKYIENPKHIEIQLLGDKHGNMVHLYERDCSIQRRHQKLIEIAPSLNIPYETLKRLYDDSVRLGKASGLFCAATAEFLVDSKGNHYFLEVNPRIQVEHTVTELITGIDIVQAQILVSEGKQLSDKEIGITSQDSIYKHGYAIQCRVTTEDPENNFLPDTGEIEAYRIATGFGIRLDAGNGFAGAKITPHYDSLLVKVCSWATTFEQAAKKMNRALSEFRIRGVKTNIPFLQNVITNKDFLSGNFHTNFIDDNPELLKFPKPQDRATKVLKFLANNIVNNPSGVKLSENTVLPPIRVPVIKFGEHVPTGTKDLLNRHGVEGVIDHIKKSKEVLFTDTTMRDAHQSLLATRLRTKDMLAIADAYAHHMSGLFSLEMWGGATFDVSYRFLKESPWERLRLLRGKIPNILFQMLLRGSNAVGYTNYPDNVIKEFIRLSVKNGIDVFRIFDCFNWIDQMLLAIEEVKKNDRIAEAAICYTGDILDPKRVKYSLKYYVNLAKELANAGTDIIGIKDMAGLLKPYAAKVLVKAIKEETGLPLHFHTHDTSGNGEASVLMAIEAGADIVDCAISSMSGLTSQPNLNSILYAIESTERRSSIDKQWAQNISDYFERVRRYYFPFESGLKSATAEVYEHEIPGGQYSNLVVQVEATGLLDRWEDVRKMYAKVNKELGDIVKVTPSSKVVGDLAIFLVRNNLDISDLYEKGGQLSLPESVISFFKGMLGQPYGGFPEKLQQIVLRGEKPLKGRPGELLPPFDFQKAKEDLEKEFGRPFSEEAVVSYALYPQVFKDYINFVNEYGDGMVFDTKDYFYPLKKEEEIEVNIEEGKTLIIKYLGVSEPDEKGFRKVYFEFNGQARTVRIKDEKLSDYIKSNKKGDLNNPKDVCASMPGKITKINVKKGDKVKKGDLLVITEAMKMETKIVANTDGVVEEIYLNQGDKIEAGDLLIKIA
- a CDS encoding 4Fe-4S binding protein, coding for MLRKYRRIVQLIIFLGMFIVPVLNIFEIYFIKGTFYSIDIGDIAIADPLAILQAIISSKTVTVTMLVSVLLPLLMMLVLGRVWCSWMCPYYFIVEILDALKIKLGFKYDKPKYHPSLPHKTNTYRFLLLLLFIFLSGIAGIPLLNLISAPGIISSQALVLVKFHYITFEAFFILVLLILELFYFRFWCRFFCPQGIFLSVFKFSKGLRIAKVKDLCSNCLSCVAACPMILNPMKEGNNFLCHNCGDCIDACPDNKKADTLKFRI
- a CDS encoding 4Fe-4S dicluster domain-containing protein; protein product: MNIRKFFQNLLNNNPFKGFFQVNRLRPPGAVEEKRFMELCIRCARCIEVCPYDSIKRADLFEKMQIGTPYIFAKERACYLCMKCPSVCPTGALDNTLVDAEKVKIGIAHIDQNRCLNYLYLKEEEGLINTGKAQICSTCYNVCPFQDKAIVMEKYILPVITDKCVGCGICVEKCPTEPKSVNIIPTGMGNKDTAGFYYQRSKITFQKSDELSKDYLKGDKLLQRKQSIQGEDKPKFKNNFKVQEKIEGW
- a CDS encoding chaperone NapD, with protein sequence MIISGSVVACIEGSLKEVSDFLLEYPQIKVYAASEEKNSIIIVIEEETDAALQALCKKLQEHPKIIQISHHYFNFEDEIDKIHQGIPTDMSLKGFSKSEQRKERDKLSEY
- a CDS encoding nitrate reductase encodes the protein MLTRREFIKLSAAAATAAAAGISLPKTVNAKDAEVDKWVKGVCRFCGTGCGIYLGIKGGKAVAIKGNPEAKTNFGFLCVKGALVYKVIEHPDRLKYPMIKQADGKFKRVSWDEALNLVANKFKYFHEKYGKDSVAYYGSGQATTEETYTFNKLWKGGFRSNMVEGNPRLCMASAVAGYITTYGSDEPIGSYEDIEHAKCFFIVGSNTSEAHPIIFRRIMKRKMSDPSVKVIVCEPRKTNTSKIADLWLPVDPGTDLAIFHAMALEIIKNGWHDKKFIDTNTRITDGEKVYDFDHYVKFLEQFTPEAVEKTTRCPAENIKKAAELFAKSGPTMSLWCMGLNQRTRGVWANNLVHNLHLITGQIGYPGAEPFSLTGQPNACGGVRETGALCHLLPGTKPVTNAKWRAHVEKEWGLPEGTIDPKPGFHTIKMFESLGAENDSTKPIKAMLVCTTNPAQSLPNAHKYHKNMKDAFLVVIDIFPTRTTQFADVILPAAFLYEKGGVYGCSERRSQHTEKSLNPPGEAKPDLWIAAQIAKRMGLEKLIPWNMDDIEKACVMAWEDYTRVTKDTDHTFAGVSYERLKASKAGIQWPCPYPNHPGTVRRYVKGLDPMFEHKGFLEKFDKKIPADAKIYFYMDAKNEGKANIFLRPYKEAAENPDKDYPFFLTTGRVIEQWHTGTMTNRIPEIARAHPYAYVEIHPEDAKKYSITNGDMVEVESKRGKVILPALVTQKSLPGILFIPMHDQHKDRMVNFVCNDAIDPGSFEPEYKVAAVRIKRISGPIKLKDKYNISDVNEPFA